Proteins from a single region of Chloroherpeton thalassium ATCC 35110:
- a CDS encoding PqqD family protein has product MKLKENLALSKSGFLFDPQTGESFNLNPTGRVIFEMLSAGKSESEIMEILSETYDIDAARLQRHLDDFLMMLRRFNLTDEEES; this is encoded by the coding sequence ATGAAGCTAAAAGAAAACCTCGCATTAAGTAAATCGGGATTTTTGTTTGACCCGCAAACCGGCGAGTCATTCAACCTGAATCCGACCGGACGAGTGATTTTTGAGATGCTCTCGGCGGGCAAATCGGAGTCGGAAATTATGGAAATCCTCTCGGAGACCTACGACATCGATGCCGCACGCTTGCAACGCCATTTGGACGATTTTTTGATGATGCTTCGCCGCTTCAACCTCACGGACGAAGAGGAGAGTTGA
- a CDS encoding ATP-grasp domain-containing protein, translating to MEKRKLTVAVTGLNNTDNPGPGIPVVRGIRESQRLEARILGLAYENLEPGIYMPDMLDKAYMIPYPSSGTETYLDRIREIHEKDPIDLIIPNLDAELYTFMKAEKKLKELGIRTFLPTLAQFEERHKANLNEFGEKYGLKVPKSKTLTGYGDIRKIKDEFEFPLLVKGKFYDAYIAYNEEQIINHYNKISAKWGLPVIVQEFIKGTEVNVTALGDGEGETVAAVAMRKQFITDKGKAWSGITVSDKEMLRLTNDLIAKTKWRGAMELEMIKTNSGEYFMIEINPRIPAWVYLAVGAGQNIPEALVRLATGESVSPMTSYKVGKMFIRYSWDMLGDIEEFEQLSMFGEIEK from the coding sequence ATGGAAAAACGAAAGCTCACCGTCGCCGTTACCGGCCTGAACAATACCGACAATCCCGGGCCGGGCATTCCCGTCGTGCGCGGCATCCGCGAGTCGCAGCGGCTCGAGGCGCGAATTTTGGGGCTGGCCTACGAAAATCTCGAGCCGGGTATCTACATGCCCGACATGCTCGATAAGGCCTACATGATTCCGTATCCCTCGTCCGGGACGGAAACCTATCTCGATCGCATCCGAGAAATTCACGAAAAAGACCCGATCGACCTGATTATTCCGAACCTCGATGCCGAGCTTTATACTTTTATGAAAGCCGAAAAAAAACTTAAAGAACTCGGCATCCGAACCTTTTTGCCCACGTTAGCCCAATTTGAAGAACGCCATAAAGCCAACCTGAACGAGTTCGGCGAAAAATACGGCCTCAAAGTCCCGAAAAGCAAAACCTTGACCGGCTACGGCGACATTCGGAAAATCAAAGACGAATTTGAATTTCCGCTGCTCGTCAAGGGAAAATTTTATGACGCTTACATCGCCTACAACGAGGAGCAAATTATCAATCATTACAACAAAATCAGCGCAAAATGGGGGCTGCCCGTCATCGTGCAGGAATTTATCAAAGGGACGGAGGTCAATGTGACGGCGCTCGGTGACGGCGAGGGCGAAACCGTTGCCGCCGTCGCCATGCGCAAGCAATTCATCACCGACAAGGGCAAGGCGTGGAGCGGCATCACCGTTAGTGATAAGGAAATGCTTCGCCTGACAAACGACCTGATTGCCAAAACCAAATGGCGCGGCGCGATGGAATTGGAAATGATTAAGACCAATTCGGGCGAATATTTCATGATTGAAATCAATCCGCGCATTCCGGCTTGGGTCTATCTGGCGGTCGGCGCGGGGCAAAACATCCCCGAAGCGTTGGTGCGGCTGGCGACGGGCGAGAGCGTTTCGCCGATGACAAGTTACAAGGTCGGCAAAATGTTCATCCGCTATTCGTGGGACATGTTAGGCGACATCGAGGAGTTTGAACAGCTCTCCATGTTCGGGGAAATTGAGAAGTAA
- a CDS encoding alanine racemase, with amino-acid sequence MGKLKFERPVITRINAGVPDKFGMGTAIQPIGYIDDVAVEDLLADYGSPLFVISERTIREVYQEALSAFKTRYPKVQFAWSYKTNYLNAVCKVYHQEGSWAEVVSGFEFEKALANGVPGGKIIFNGPDKTEADLRKAIEHGALIHIDHFDELYEIMRLAPELGQTAKVAVRINMDTGIYPRWDRFGFNYENGEAWAAINKIMPAPNLELVGLHTHIGTYIMTPNAYAIATEKLAALVVRIERKYKHPIKYLDLGGGFASKNTLKGAYLPGSDTCPSFDDYAEAVTETLINSDIQYEQMPALFLETGRALIDEAGYLLGTVLANKRLADGRRSLVIDIGVNNLFTSFWYNHHIVPARMNQRDTEDTTIYGPLCMNIDVIREAVMFPVLEKGDPVVIKRVGAYNMTQWLQFITYRPKVVLIDMNGQPHIIRENETLETMNALDRMPGHLNDIQL; translated from the coding sequence ATGGGAAAATTAAAATTTGAACGACCGGTGATTACGCGCATCAACGCCGGTGTGCCGGATAAATTCGGGATGGGAACGGCGATTCAGCCTATCGGCTATATCGATGATGTGGCGGTGGAAGATTTGCTGGCCGATTACGGCTCGCCCTTGTTTGTGATTTCGGAACGAACGATTCGTGAGGTCTATCAAGAGGCGCTTTCGGCCTTCAAGACGCGCTATCCGAAAGTGCAATTTGCGTGGTCGTATAAGACCAATTATTTGAACGCGGTTTGCAAGGTTTATCATCAAGAAGGGTCGTGGGCGGAAGTCGTTTCGGGATTTGAGTTCGAAAAGGCGCTTGCCAACGGCGTGCCGGGCGGCAAGATTATTTTCAACGGCCCCGACAAAACCGAAGCCGATTTGAGAAAAGCCATCGAACACGGCGCCCTGATTCACATCGACCATTTTGACGAGCTTTATGAAATTATGCGCCTCGCGCCCGAACTCGGCCAAACCGCCAAAGTCGCCGTTCGCATCAATATGGATACGGGCATTTATCCGCGCTGGGACCGCTTCGGCTTCAATTACGAAAACGGCGAAGCTTGGGCGGCGATTAATAAAATCATGCCCGCGCCGAACTTGGAACTCGTCGGGCTGCACACCCACATCGGCACTTATATTATGACGCCGAACGCCTACGCAATCGCCACCGAAAAATTGGCCGCGCTGGTCGTTCGCATCGAGCGGAAGTATAAACATCCTATCAAATATTTGGATTTGGGCGGCGGCTTTGCGTCGAAAAATACGCTCAAGGGCGCGTATTTGCCCGGCAGCGACACTTGCCCGAGCTTCGACGATTACGCCGAAGCCGTCACCGAGACGCTCATCAACAGCGACATTCAATATGAACAAATGCCCGCGCTCTTTTTGGAAACCGGTCGCGCCTTGATTGACGAGGCGGGCTACCTTTTGGGAACGGTTTTGGCCAACAAACGCTTGGCCGACGGTCGCCGCTCTTTGGTGATTGACATCGGCGTCAATAATCTTTTTACCTCATTTTGGTATAACCATCACATCGTGCCGGCTCGAATGAACCAGCGCGACACCGAAGACACGACCATCTACGGGCCGCTTTGCATGAACATCGATGTCATCCGCGAGGCCGTTATGTTTCCCGTTTTGGAAAAGGGCGACCCGGTGGTCATCAAGCGGGTGGGCGCTTACAACATGACGCAGTGGCTGCAATTTATCACCTATCGCCCGAAAGTCGTTTTGATTGATATGAACGGACAACCGCACATCATCCGCGAAAACGAAACGCTCGAAACCATGAACGCGCTCGACCGCATGCCGGGACATTTAAACGATATTCAATTGTGA
- a CDS encoding urea transporter: MLARTLSAGFDMDKLLQTISKRLPDAGDFLQAVLNSYSQIFFSTHRAFALMILLVTFFDFYTGLFGLLSVLTAAIAGKILGFNRLVLKNGLLGFNSLLVGLGLGAYYAPSVYLLVIIILGALFAMLISVSLQGVIGKYGLPFLSVPFIIALWAFMLATQSFHALEINERGIYIFNELYAVGGKPLVAAYEFLKNLEMPAALQAYFISLSAILFQQNILTGFIVSLGLLFFSRIAFSLSLLGFFLAYGFYTLIGADIPSYDYAFFGFNYILSSIALGGFFLIPSRNAYLWMILLIPFVAVLAISMNMIFLQFRLPIYSLPFNMVVLLFLYALKFRESYSYSLSEVYFQHNEPEKTFTFF, encoded by the coding sequence ATGTTAGCAAGAACGCTTTCAGCCGGATTTGATATGGACAAACTTTTGCAAACGATTTCCAAACGCCTGCCCGATGCGGGCGATTTTTTGCAGGCGGTTTTAAACAGCTACTCGCAAATCTTTTTTTCCACGCATCGGGCGTTTGCGCTGATGATTTTGCTCGTCACGTTTTTTGATTTCTATACTGGCCTGTTCGGTCTCCTTTCCGTGCTGACGGCGGCGATTGCCGGAAAAATCTTGGGCTTCAACCGGCTTGTGCTAAAAAACGGCCTGCTCGGGTTCAACAGCCTGCTGGTCGGTTTGGGGCTGGGCGCTTATTACGCGCCCTCCGTTTATTTGCTCGTCATCATTATTTTGGGGGCGCTGTTTGCCATGCTCATTTCGGTTTCGTTGCAAGGCGTCATCGGCAAATACGGCCTGCCGTTTTTGAGCGTCCCGTTTATCATTGCGCTTTGGGCGTTCATGTTGGCGACGCAAAGTTTTCATGCGCTGGAAATCAACGAGCGCGGGATTTATATTTTCAACGAACTTTATGCCGTCGGCGGCAAACCGCTCGTTGCGGCTTATGAGTTCCTGAAAAACCTTGAGATGCCCGCCGCGTTGCAGGCCTATTTTATTTCGCTGAGCGCGATTCTTTTTCAGCAAAATATCTTAACGGGCTTTATCGTCTCGTTGGGCTTGCTCTTTTTTTCGCGCATTGCGTTTTCGCTTTCGCTGCTCGGATTTTTTCTCGCCTACGGATTTTACACGCTCATCGGCGCGGACATTCCGAGCTACGATTACGCCTTTTTCGGCTTCAACTACATTCTTTCCTCTATCGCGCTCGGCGGTTTTTTCCTGATTCCCTCGCGCAACGCTTATTTGTGGATGATTTTGCTGATTCCCTTCGTCGCCGTTTTGGCCATTAGCATGAACATGATTTTTCTGCAATTTCGCCTGCCGATTTATTCCTTGCCGTTCAACATGGTGGTGCTGCTTTTTTTATATGCGCTGAAATTTCGGGAATCCTATTCCTACTCGCTTTCGGAAGTTTATTTCCAGCACAACGAGCCGGAAAAAACCTTTACATTTTTTTGA
- a CDS encoding M23 family metallopeptidase, whose protein sequence is MNNKTRFRYKSLVPIKLPFFGIWQVSQAQDGEYTHRGVYRYAWDFIIVNREGKQFKNQGDFPQDYFCYNKPVVAPEDGVVENVWDGVEDNIIGQVNLKENWGNTVIIKHDNEVYSKLCHLKKGSIKVKKGDEVKFGQIVGACGNSGRSPYPHLHFQMQAAPYIGSATTDYPLNNYIRHHESGFSLQTHSKPENGELVSNIEAGPLLVAALNFIPGQRLEFTAADGAKSERVSWEIKVNEFNQSYMLCEQTGAKAFFENDRNLFYFTYYEGDEKSRLFLFFQALFKLQKGFYQNMTISDNFPLYLTYPKAIRRPLDFISPFFVFIRSEFRLTCDSIDSDLAPSKITLSSGMTNFFFSKKINSQEFKIEIDASGISSVETFMNNRKVMMAKTENT, encoded by the coding sequence TTGAATAACAAGACGCGGTTTCGCTACAAATCGCTCGTGCCGATTAAGCTGCCGTTTTTCGGCATTTGGCAGGTCTCGCAGGCGCAGGACGGCGAATACACGCATCGGGGCGTTTATCGCTATGCGTGGGATTTTATCATCGTCAATCGGGAGGGCAAGCAGTTTAAAAATCAGGGCGATTTTCCGCAGGATTATTTTTGCTACAACAAGCCCGTCGTTGCGCCCGAAGACGGCGTCGTGGAAAATGTTTGGGACGGCGTGGAGGACAACATTATCGGGCAGGTCAATCTCAAGGAAAATTGGGGAAATACAGTCATCATCAAACACGATAACGAGGTTTATTCCAAACTTTGCCATTTGAAAAAAGGCTCGATCAAGGTAAAAAAAGGCGACGAGGTGAAGTTCGGGCAAATCGTCGGCGCGTGCGGCAACTCGGGTCGTTCGCCGTATCCGCATCTGCATTTTCAAATGCAAGCCGCGCCCTACATCGGCTCGGCGACGACGGATTATCCGCTGAACAATTACATCCGACATCACGAATCGGGCTTTTCGCTGCAAACGCACAGCAAGCCGGAAAACGGCGAGCTTGTTTCCAACATCGAAGCCGGCCCGCTCCTTGTCGCCGCGCTGAATTTTATTCCCGGCCAACGCTTGGAATTCACGGCGGCGGACGGCGCAAAAAGCGAGCGGGTTTCGTGGGAAATCAAGGTGAATGAGTTCAATCAATCCTACATGCTTTGCGAACAAACGGGCGCGAAGGCGTTTTTCGAAAACGACCGAAATCTTTTTTACTTCACCTACTACGAAGGCGACGAAAAAAGCCGGCTGTTTCTCTTTTTCCAAGCGCTGTTTAAGCTGCAAAAAGGCTTTTATCAAAACATGACGATTTCGGACAATTTCCCGTTGTACCTGACCTATCCTAAGGCGATTCGCAGGCCGCTGGATTTTATCAGCCCGTTTTTCGTCTTCATCCGCTCGGAATTTCGGCTCACCTGCGACTCGATCGATAGCGACCTTGCGCCGTCAAAAATCACCTTGTCCTCGGGCATGACGAATTTCTTTTTTTCAAAAAAAATCAACAGCCAAGAGTTCAAGATCGAAATCGATGCGTCGGGCATTTCGTCCGTTGAAACTTTTATGAATAATCGAAAGGTCATGATGGCAAAAACCGAAAATACTTAA